AGGCGGCACCGTTCCGCCGGATGGACGTGCACGGTGACCTGAACCTGGCGCCGAACGGCTACGGCTGGGCGTCCGGCGGCTACATCGCCGACTCGCGGATCAGCGGGGTCGAGGGGCAGTACTCGCAGCAGCAGTGGTTCACCCGCAACAGCCAGATCGGCTCGAACTCCAACGCGGTGTGGAACCAGACCTTCGTCGGTGTGCAGGGCGCCCCGGCGAGCAGCTTCCCGAACCCGCCCTACACCACGATCGGGCAGACCCCGGTGATCCGGGAGAAGCCGTACCTGTACCTGAACGGCAGTGACTACGCGGTCTTCGTGCCCAGCCTGTCGACCAACTCGTCCGGTGTGAGCTGGGCGAACGGCAACACCCCGGGCACCAGCATCCCGCTGAGCCAGTTCTACGTGGCGAAGCCGGGCGACAGCGCGGCGACGATCAACCAGGCGCTCGCGCAGGGCCTGAACCTGATCTTCCAGCCGGGTGTCTACCACGTGAACCAGACGATCAACGTGACCCGGGCGAACACCGTGGTGATGGGTCTCGGATACGCGACCATCATCCCGGACGGCGGCGTCACCCCGATGCAGGTGGCCGATGTGGACGGCGTGAAGGTGGCCGGCCTGCTCTTCGACGCGGGCACCACCAACTCGGCGAACCTGCTGGTCATCGGCCCGAACGGGTCGTCGGCCAACCACGCGGCGAACCCGACCACGGTCCAGGACGTGTTCTTCCGGATCGGCGGCTCGATCGCCGGCAAGGCCACCAACAGCCTGCTGGTGAACAGCAACAACACGATCATCGACCACATCTGGGCGTGGCGGGCCGACCACGGCAACGCCGGGACGTACGGCTGGAACGTCAACACGGCTGACAGCGGCCTGATCGTGAACGGTCAGAACGTGACGGCGTACGGCCTCTTCGTCGAGCACTACCAGAAGTACGAGGTGGTCTGGAACGGCAACGGCGGCAAGACGTTCTTCCTCCAGAACGAGCAGCCGTACGACCCGCCGTCGCAGGGTGCCTGGCGCAGTGGCGCCAACGGGTACGCCGCGTACAAGGTGGCGGACTCGGTGACCAGCCACGAGGCCTGGGCGCTGGGCAGCTACTGTTACTTCAACGTGGACCCGAGCATCCACTCGAACAACGGCTTCGAGGTTCCGGTGAACTCCGGCGTCAAGCTGCACAACCTGCTGACCGTCTCGCTCGGCGGCAACGGCACGATCGACCACGTCGTGAACAACACCGGCGCCGCGGCGCAGGGCACCGCGACCGTTCCGGTCTACCTGAACAGCTTCAACTGACAGGTCCGTAAGTGATCGGGGGTCGCCGTCCGGCGGCCCCCGATCACTTTGCGCAACAGCTTGTTGACATCTCGTAGCCGGGAGGCGTCTACTCCACAAACAACGTTGTCCCTCGATGTAGCGGAGGCAACATGCGCAGGCTGATGGCGGTCGCGGGCTGCGTGACGCTGGCGCTGGCCGGCGCCGCCTGCAATCGAGGCACCGGGGAACCGGTGGCCGGGCTGATCACCAAGACCGATACCAACCCGTTCTTCGTGACCATGAAGAAGGGCGCCCAGCAGGCCGCCGACCAGCAGGGGCTGGAGTTGCAGACGTTCGCCGGGAAGGTGGACGGCGACAACGAGAGCCAGGTCCAGGCGATCGAGAACCTCATCTCGTTCGGCGCCATCGGTTTCCTGATCACGCCGAACGACTCGAAGGCGATCGTGCCCTCGCTGGACCGGGCGCACAAGGCCGGCATGCTGGTGATCGCGCTGGACACCCCGGTCGATCCGCCGGACGCCGCGGACGCCACCTTCGCCACCGACAACTACCAGGCCGGGAAGCTGATCGGCGAGTGGGCCAAGGCGAAGTTCGCCAAGGACGGCAAGCAGGCGAAGATCGCGATGCTCGACCTCAACCCGAACCAGGTCTCCGTCGACGTCAAGCGGGACCAGGGCTTCCTCGCGGGGTTCGGGATCCCGAACGGCGACCCGAACAAGATCGGCGACGAGAACGATCCGCGCATCTCCGGGCACGACGTCACCGACGGCAACGAGGAGGGTGGGCGTACCGCGATGGAGAACCTGCTCCAGAAGGATCCGTCGATCAACCTGGTCTACACCATCAACGAGCCCGCCGCGGCCGGGGCGTATCAGGCGCTCAAGGCGGCCGGCCGGGAGAAGGACGTCACCATCGTCTCGATCGACGGCGGCTGCCCGGGTGTCGACAACGTGGCGAACGGCGTCATCGGGGCCACCTCGATGCAATTCCCGATCAAGATGGCCGAGCTCGGCGTCGAGGCGATCGCGCAGTACGCCAAGGACGGCACCAAACCACAGAACACCGCCGGCAAGGACTTCGTGGACACCGGCGTTCAGCTGATCACCGACGACCCGCAGGCCGGCGTGGAGGCGAAGGACTCCGCGTGGGGCAAGCAGAACTGCTGGGGGTGAGCCACATGGCGACGACCGCCGCCGACTTCGAGGTACGCCGGCACGACTCGTTCGGCCTCCGCGTGCAGCACACCCTGCACGGCAACCCGGTGCTCGGGCCACTGGCCGTGCTGATCCTGGCGATCATCGCGTTCTCGATCGTCAACGTCCGTTTCTTCTCCGCGGCCAACCTGTCCCTGGTGCTGTTGCAGGTCACCGTGATCGCCACGATCGCGCTCGGGCAGACGCTGATCATCCTGACCGCCGGGATCGACCTGTCGGCCGGCGCGATCGCGGTCTTCTCGTCGGTCCTGATGGCGCAGTTCTGCGTCAAGGCCGGGATGCCGGCGGTGCTCGCGCTGCTGCTCGGGTTCGCCTGCGGCACCGCGATGGGCGCGCTCAACGGGATGCTGGTCACCCGGATCAAGCTGCCGCCGTTCATCGTCACGCTCGGCACGCTGACCATCTTCTTCTCGCTGAACTCGGTGGTCAGCAACAGCGAGACGGTACGCGGGTCGGACATGCCGCCGCTGATGACCTGGACCGGGGACGCGTTCGGGATCGGCGGCTTCCAGCTGACCTACGGCTCGATCATCATGCTGCTGCTGTTCGGATACTTCTTCTACGCGCTCGGGCGGACCGCCTGGGGCCGGCACGTCTACGCCACCGGCGACGACGTGGAGGCGGCCCGGCTGGCCGGCATCCGGACCGGCCGGGTGCTGTTCTCGGTCTACACGGTGGCCGGGCTGCTGTACGCGATCGGCGGCTGGATCCTGATCGGCCGGCTCGCCTCGGCCAGCCCGAACGTCGGCACCGAGTACAACCTGGACTCGATCACCGCGGTGGTGCTCGGCGGGACCAGCCTGTTCGGCGGTCGCGGCGGGGTGCTCGGCACGCTGATCGGCGCGCTGATCGTCGGGGTGTTCCGCAACGGGTTGCAGCTGGCCGGGGTCGAGGTGGTCTGGCAGGGCTTCGCCATCGGCCTGCTGGTGCTGATCGCGGTCTCCCTCGACCAGTGGATCAGGAAGGTGAAGGGATGACCTCGCCGGTTTTGCAAGCCAAGGGCCTCACCAAACGGTACGGGCGGGTCGTCGCGATCGACGGCAGCGACCTGGAGCTGATGCCGGGCGAGATCCTCGCGGTGATCGGGGACAACGGCGCCGGCAAGTCGAGCCTGATCAAGGCACTGTCCGGCGCGCTGATCCCGGACAGCGGCGAGATCCGGCTGGACGGGGAGCCGGTGCAGTTCCGCAACCCGATGGAGGCCCGTACGGCCGGCATCGAGACGGTCTACCAGACCCTGGCCGTCGCGCCCGGCCTGGACATCGCCGACAACCTGTTCCTCGGCCGGGAGGAGCGCAGGCCCGGACCGCTGGGATCGATCTTCCGGATGCTGGACCGGCGGCACATGCGCGACGAGGCCGCCCGGCACATGAGCGAACTGGGTGTGGCCACCCTGCAGAACATCGGGCAGGCCGTCGAGTCGCTCTCCGGCGGTCAGCGGCAGGCGGTCGCGGTGGCGCGAGCCGCGGCGTTCGGCAGCAAGGTGGTGATCCTCGACGAGCCGACCGCGGCGCTCGGCGTCAAGGAGGGCAACCGGGTGCTCCAGCTGATCCGGGACGTCCGGGACCGGGGCCTGCCGGTGATTCTGATCAGCCACAACATGCCGCACGTCTTCGAGGTCGCGGACCGGATCCACATCCAGCGGCTGGGCCGCCGGATCGCGGTGATCACCCCGTCCTCGCACTCGATGTCGGACGCCGTCGCGATCATGACGGGGGCGGCTCCGCCGCCCGGGGCGGAGGAACCGGCGCAGTGACCTGGCGGCGCAGGCCGTCAGAGTGATCCGCTGGGCCGGATCAGGCCGGCCTCGTAGGCGGCGATCACCAGCTGCGCCCGGTCGTGCGCGCCGAGCTTCTGCATCGTGCGGTTCACGTGTGTCTTCACCGTGTGCGGGCTGATCGTCAGGTGCTCGGCGATGCCGTCGTTGGACAGGCCCGAGCCGACCAGCAGCAGCACCTCGCGCTCCCGGTCGGTGAGCTCGGCCAGGCGTTCCGGCGCGGGCGCGACGCCGTGCTCGGGGCGGGCCAGGTACCGCGCGATCAGGCTGCGGGTGGCGGCCGGGGTGAGCAGGGCGTCGCCGCGGTGCACCACCTCGACGGCGCGCAGCAGCTCGGCCGGTTCGGCGCTCTTGCCCAGGAAGCCGCTCGCGCCGCAGCGCAGCGCGGCGAACACGTACTCGTCGATCTCGAACGTGGTCAGGATCAGCACCCGCACGCCGGCCAGCGCCGGGTCGCCGGTGATCAGGCGGGTGGCGGCCAGGCCGTCCAGCTCCGGCATCCGGATGTCCATCAGCAGCACGTCGGCGCCGGGGGAGCGGGCCAGCGCGACCGCCTCGTGCCCGGTCCGGGCGGTGCCGGCCACGGTCATCCCGGGGGTGGCCTCGATAAGCGTGGCGAAGCTCGCCACCAGCAGCGGCTGATCATCAGCGAGACCGACTCTGATCATGCGGCGAGGCCGGTGGGGAGGGTGGCGCTGACCCGGAAGCCGCCGATCGCGCGGGGCCCGGCGTGGAACTCGCCGCCCAGGGCGGTGACCCGCTCGCGCATGCCCAACAGGCCGTGCGCGGGGGTATCCACAGCATCGTCCACAGGTTTATCCACAGAAGGGCGGTCGTTTTCCACAACCACGGTGAGGACGCCGGACTCGTGCCGGAGGGTGAGCCGGACCGCGGTGGGGCCGGCGTGCCGGGCGACGTTGGTGAGCGACTCCTGCACGATCCGGTAGGCGACCACGTCGGCGGCCGGTGGGATCGGCGGGGCGGCTTCCTGGCGTACGAAAAAGATCTCCAACCCGGACCGGCGGAAGGCGGTGAGCAGATCGTCGAGCGCGGCCAGGCCGACCGCCGGCTCGACCGGCGCGGCCGGCTCGCCGGGCCGGCGCAGCAGGCTCACCGCGTCGCGCAGCTCGGCCAGCGCGTCCCGGCTGCCCCGGCGGATCTGCTCGAACGTCTCGCCGGCCGGTTCGCCGGCCGCGAGATGGGCGGCCACCCCAGCCTGCACGTTGATCAGCGCCAGGTGGTGGCCGACGCTGTCGTGCAGGTCACGGGCGATCCGCAGGCGCTCGGCGGCCAGCCGCTCCTCGGCCCGCAGCAGCACCTCGGCCAGGTAGAGCCGGCGGTTGCGGGCGGCCTCGCCGGCGGCTACCGCGACCCCGCCGAGCGCGGCCAGCGCCAGATTCTCCGGGCCCAGCCAGTGATCGGCGCGGACCGCGGTGTGGAAGGCGCCGATCGCGGCCACCACCAGGCAGGCGACCAGCCACGAGTGCCGCCGCCCGCGCGCCTCGACCACGGTGTACAGGGCGAGCAGCGGCGCGGCCAGGATCAGCAACCCGGCGCCACCGGGCACCCGGGCCAGGTAGCCCTCGGCGGCGACGGTGCTCGCCACCAGCACCGGCAGCGACCGCCGGCGCCGCCAGATCAGCGGCAGGCAGGTGGCGGCGATCAGGGCGAGCGCCACCCCGTTGCGCAGGTGCCCCGGGAAGGCCGAGGTGATCAGCACGACCAGGGCGATCGTCGCCGCGACCGCGGCGTCCAGCACCTGTGGACGGGCGTGGAACCGCATGTCCACACGGTACGGTCCGGGGCGCCGGCTGGGGATACCGCGAGCGCGGTATCCCCAAGATGACCCCGCCGGGCGACTCGCCGGGGCCGGGAACGCGGAACAGTCGGCGGCATGACCGACATCGAGCTGCGGGGCCTGACCAAGAGATTCGGGACGGTCGCCGCCGTACGCGAACTGACCTGCACCATCACCCCCGGAGTAACCGGATTCCTGGGCCCCAACGGGGCCGGCAAGACCACCACCCTGCGGATGCTGCTCGGCCTGATCCGGCCGACCGCCGGCACCGCCGTGATCGGCGGACGCGCCTACCGCGACCTGGACCGCCCGCGCCGGGTGGTCGGCGCCCTGCTGGAGGCCTCCGGTTTCCACCCCGGCCGCACCGCCCGGCAGCACCTGCTGGCCACCGCCGAGTCGGCCGGCCTGCCCCGGACCCGGGTCGACCTGGTGCTCGACGAGGTGGAGCTGACCGCCGACGCGAACCGGCGGGTCGGCGGCTACTCGCTCGGCATGCGGCAGCGGCTCGGGCTGGCCGGCGCGCTGCTCGGCGACCCGGAGGTGCTGATCCTGGACGAGCCGGCCAACGGCCTCGACCCGGCCGGGGTGGCCTGGCTGCGAACCCTGCTGCGGAACCTGGCCGCGCAGGGCCGCACCGTGCTGATCTCCAGTCACGTGCTGGCCGAGGTGCGACAGACCGTGGACCGGGTGCTGATCGTCGGGGACGGGGCGCTGCGGTACGCCGGCCCGCTCACCGGACTGGACGACCTGGAGTCGGCGTTCCTCCGGCTGACCGGGAGCGCGTCATGATCGCCGCGGAGTTCCGCAAACTGCGGACCGTGCGCAGCACCTGGCTGCTTCTGATCACCGCACAACTGGTCGTGGCGGCCGGGGTCAGCGGGCTGATGACCAGCCAGGCCGACGCGCTCACCCCCGAAGGGCAGCGCGACGCGATCGCCCACGCCGGCCTGGTCTCGATCTTCGCGCTGGTGCTCGGGATCCTCGCCGTGGCCGGCGAGTACCGGCACCGGACGATCACCGACACCTACCTGACCGAGCCGCGCCGGGAGCGGGTCGTGCTCGCCAAGCTGGCCGTCAACGTCGTTGCCGGTCTGGTCTTCGGCCTGGTCGCGGCGACCGTCGCGGTGACCGCCACGGCGATCTGGGTGGCCGCGAAGGGCGGCACGATGGCCTGGAGCGCCGACCTCTGGCAGACGGCCGGCGGCGCGGTCGGCTGGAACGTCGCCTTCGCCGCGCTGGGCGTCGGGGTGGGCGCGCTGGTCACCAATCCGCTCGCCGCGATCGCCGGCTCGCTGGCCTGGATCGCCCTGATCGAGGGGATCGTCGGTCAGCTGTTCGAGCACGCGCTGCGCTGGCTGCCGTTCCGGCTCGGGCCGGCCCTGGAGGGGCTGGGCGGGCAGGGGTTCCCGTCGGCCTGGTCGGCCGGGCTGGCGCTGAGCGGCTATGCCGTGGCGTTCGTGGCGGCCGCGGTGGCCACCACGATCCGCCGGGACGTCAGTTGAAGGTGGCCACCACGATCCGCCGGGACGTCAGTTGAAGGTGGCCACCACGATCCGCCGGGACGTCAGTTGAAGGTGGCCACCCGGTGGCGGGCGGCGCCGCCGATCATGGTGAAGTCGCCGCCCGCCGCGATCACGCCCAGCGACCGGCTGGCGGCCAGCGCGCGGACCCCCTGGATGCCGTTGGCCTGCGGGGCCCAGTCGGTCAGGTCGCCGTCGCCGTCGATCGCGGCGAGCTTCACGCGGGACCGGGAGTCGTCGTCGCAGTCGCCGAACTTGTCGACGTTCGCGCTGGTGCAGGCCCGGTCGAAGTGCCCGCCGACGTAGGCGGTGCCGTCCAGCGCGGCGACCGCCTGCACGTCGCCGTCGAAGGTGCGCGACCAGCGCGGCCGGCCGTCCACGGTCCACGACTCGGCCCGGCCGCCGAGACCGCCCAGCCCGGCGTAGACGCCGTCGCCGTCGACCGCCACCGCGTAGACGACCGCGGCGGGTTGCGGCCGGAAACCCCGGACCAGGGCGCCGCTGCGGGCGTCGACCGCGGACAGCCGCCGGGTCGAGGCGACATTGTTCGTACGGTGGAAGCTCCCGCCCAGGTACACCCGTCGTCCCGCCGTGGCCAGCGCGTAGACCGGCGCGTCCGCGGCCGGCGTCCAGTCCTCGTCCAGCTCGCCGTCGGAGAGCCGGAACGCGGCCAGCCGGGTGCGATCCTCGTCGTCCACCGCGGTGAAGTCGCCACCGAGGTAGAGGCGGCCGTGCGCGACGGCGAGCGCCCGCGGCGACCCGTCCACCTCGTGCGCGAACTCGCCCAGCTCACCGGTGCCGGCGTCGAACCGGGCCAGCGCGTCGCGGTCCTCGCCGGACACGGTGCCGAAGTCGCCGGCCGCGTAGACCGAGTCGCCGGTGGCGGCCAGGGCGCGTACCGTCCGGTCGGCGGTGGGGGCCCAGTCCAGCAGCTCGCCGCTGCGCGCGTCGAACGCGGCCAGCCGGGCCCGGGCCACCCGGCGCCCGTGCGTGGTGGCCGAGGTGAAGTTCCCGCCGACGTACACCGTGCTGCCGCGGAACGCGACCGCGTAGACCGAGCCGTTGAACGCGGGCAGGGCCGGCGACTCGGCGCCGACCTGCGCGGCCCGGGCCGGTGACAAGCCGGCTTGCGCGGCCCGGGCCGGGCCGGCCTGCGCCGCGTGGGCCGGTGACAGGCCGATTTCCGCGGCCCGGGCCGGTGACCAGCCGAGGAGTGTTCCGGCCAGCACGACGCCGGCGGTGAGCGCGACCCGCAACCGCTGAGAGATACGCATGCCGGGTCAAACGGCGCGGCGCCCGCCGGGGATGCGGCGAAATTCTCAGCCGGTACCGTCCGGCGTCGATCAGTCACGCATGCGGTTGCGCCGAGTCCCCCGGCGGACAGGTGCGCGGACCAGTTCCCGCCTGTTCGCCACCTATGCTGCCGCCAGCCTGATTCCGGTGATGGTGCTGGGCGCGGTGATGTGGCAGGGCTACCGCCGGGACGCCACCGAGCAGGGCCGGCGGCAGGGGCTGGCGCAGGCCGCGGTGATCGCCGAGATGGCGGTCGCCCCGGCGATGGACGGCGCCGACCTCGACCACGGGCTGACCACCAGCCAGTTGGAGGGCATGCGCAAGGCCACCGAGCTGGCCGTCTTCCACGGCTCGATCCTGCGGCTGCGGGTGCGCGGGTTCACCGGGCAGGTGGTGTTCTCCGACGACGGATCGACCGGCGGCGGGGTGCCGGTGGAGGACCCGGACTTCCGGGCCGCGGCGGCCGGTGGATCGCGGGTCAAGGTGATCGGCGGGCCCGGGCAGGAAGTGATCCGGGTGGTGCAGCCGCTGGTGGCCAGCGCGTCCGGGCAGGCCATCGGGGTGCTGGAGCTGTATCTGCCGTACCAGGGGATCGCCGCGCAGTCGCGGGCGCAGCTCGCCGGGTTCGCCCAGCGGGTGGCGGCCGGCCTGGCCGCCCTGTACCTGGTCCTGGCCCTGCTCGCCTGGTGGACCACCCGGTCGCTGGGCCGGTACGCGGCCCGTCAGGAGTACCACGCCACCCACGACATGCTGACCGGGCTGCCGAACCGGGCGGCGTACCGGACCCGGGCCGAGCGGGTGCTCGCGGACGCCGAGCGGGACGGCGGGCACGGCGCCGTGGTGCTGCTCGACCTCAACCGGTTCAAGGAGGTCAACGACACGCTCGGGCACCACGCCGGCGACGAGCTGCTCCAGGTGGTCGCCACCCGGCTGCGCGCCGGGCTCGGCGAGGACGACCTGCTGGCCCGGCTGGGCGGCGACGAGTTCGCCATGCTGCTGCCCGGGCGGGACGCCGCGCAGGCGGTGGCGGTGCTGGAGCGGATCCGTGACCGGGTCGCCGAGGAGCTGGTGCTGGACGGCGTGCCGCTGAGCATGGAGGCCAGCTTCGGCATCGCGCTCTACCCCGAGCACGGGACCGGGTTGCAGGACCTGAAGCTGCGCGCGGACGCCGCCATGTACCACGGCAAGCGCGGCACCGAGGACATCGTGGTGTTCGCCGGCGGCGCGGCCGGGCACCCGCACCAGTGGCTGAAGATCCAGGCCGAGCTGCGGCACGCACTGGAGCGGGACGAGCTGGTGCTCTGGTACCAGCCCAAGGTCGGCCTGCCGGACGCCACCATCACCGGGGTCGAGGCCCTGGTCCGCTGGCAGCACCCGGAGCGCGGGCTGCTGCCGCCCGGCGAGTTCCTGCCGGCCGCCGAGCACTCCGGGCTGATCGCGCCACTGACCGAGTGGGTGCTGCGCCGCGCGCTGGCAGACCAGGCCGGCTGGACCGCCACCGGCCGGGACTGGACGCTCTCGGTCAACGTGTCGGCCCGCAACCTGGACGCGCCCGGATTCGTCGGGTACGTCGCCGCCCTGCTCGCCGAGACGGGGGCCCGGGCGGACCGGCTGATCCTGGAGGTCACCGAGACGGCGCTGGCCGGGGACGTGGACACCGCGGTCCGGGCGGTCAAAGCGCTCGGCGAGCTCGGCGTGGGCATCTCGGTGGACGACTTCGGCACCGGGTACACCAGCCTGTCGCACCTGCGCGGGCTGCCGATCAGCGAGATCAAGGTCGACCGGGCGTTCGTCGCGGACGTCGACCGGGACCCGCAGAGCCAGGCGATCGTCCGCTCGGTCATCGAGCTGGCACACGGGCTGGGCAGCCGGGTCACCGCCGAGGGCGTGGAGACCCGGGACATTCACCGCTGGCTCGTCGCGGCCGGCTGCGACGAGGCACAGGGCTGGCTGTACGGCCGGCCGGTGCCCTGGCCGCAGGTCGCCGTCGAACCGATCACCGAGAGGACCGCCCGATGAACATCCTCCGCCGCGCTCTGGCGCTGACCGGGGTGCTCGCCGTGTTCGCAGTCGGTGGCTGCGACGCCGCGATGAAGAACGAGGAGAGCGGCGGCCTGGACCTCACCGGCTCGATCACCGCCGACCAGACGTTGCGTGCCGTGCTGCCGCAGAGCATCCGGGACCGCGGGTTCATCCGGCTGGTGACCGACGCCAGCTACGCGCCGATGGAGTACTTCGCCGCGGACGGGCGGACCATCATCGGCTTCGAGCCGGACCTGGCCGCCGCGCTCGGCGCGGTGCTCGGCATCCGGCTGGAGATGGTGGTCGGCGACTTCGCCACCTCGCTGGAGGAGGTGAAAAAGGGCACCTACGACGGGGTGTTCTCGTCGATGACCGACAGCGCCGAGCGGGAGAAGAAGGCGGACTTCGTCAACTACTTCAGCACCGGGACGGCGATCCTGGTGCAGCGCGGGAACCCGCGGGGCATCCGGAACCTGAGCGACCTGTGCGGGAAGACGGTCGCGGTGGAGGCCGGCACGTACCAGGAGGGCATGCTCGCCCGCCGGCAGAAGCGCTGCGGCCCGGACCCGATCGTCGTCTCCGCGCTGAAGACCAACGCGGACGCCCTGGTGCACCTGCGGACCGGGCGCGCGGTGGCCGTGCTCAACGACTTCCCGCCGGCGTCGTACCTGGTCAACGACGCCCGGACCAACATGTACTACCAGCTGGTCTCGGACATGCAGTACGAGACCGGGCTGTTCGGGATCGCGGTGTCGAAGAGCAACCCGCAACTGCGGGACGCGCTGCGGGGCGCCTTGCAGCGGCTGATCAACACCGGGACGTACGGCGAACTGCTCAAGCGCTGGGGCCTCGACTCCGGCGCGGTGACCCAGGCGACGGTGAACGCCGGCAATTGACAACTGTTGGAGCTATACACGTGTGTAGTAGGCTGCACATGTGAGTAGCGACAGCGACCTGACCGCGCGGGCCCGGATCCGCGACGCCGCGATCACGCTCTTTGCCGAGCGGGGCATCGCGGGCGCCACGATCCGGGACATCGCGCAGGCCGCCGGGGTCTCCTCCGGCCTGCTCCGGCACCACTTCGGGTCGAAGGACGGGCT
Above is a genomic segment from Actinoplanes ianthinogenes containing:
- a CDS encoding putative bifunctional diguanylate cyclase/phosphodiesterase — its product is MRLRRVPRRTGARTSSRLFATYAAASLIPVMVLGAVMWQGYRRDATEQGRRQGLAQAAVIAEMAVAPAMDGADLDHGLTTSQLEGMRKATELAVFHGSILRLRVRGFTGQVVFSDDGSTGGGVPVEDPDFRAAAAGGSRVKVIGGPGQEVIRVVQPLVASASGQAIGVLELYLPYQGIAAQSRAQLAGFAQRVAAGLAALYLVLALLAWWTTRSLGRYAARQEYHATHDMLTGLPNRAAYRTRAERVLADAERDGGHGAVVLLDLNRFKEVNDTLGHHAGDELLQVVATRLRAGLGEDDLLARLGGDEFAMLLPGRDAAQAVAVLERIRDRVAEELVLDGVPLSMEASFGIALYPEHGTGLQDLKLRADAAMYHGKRGTEDIVVFAGGAAGHPHQWLKIQAELRHALERDELVLWYQPKVGLPDATITGVEALVRWQHPERGLLPPGEFLPAAEHSGLIAPLTEWVLRRALADQAGWTATGRDWTLSVNVSARNLDAPGFVGYVAALLAETGARADRLILEVTETALAGDVDTAVRAVKALGELGVGISVDDFGTGYTSLSHLRGLPISEIKVDRAFVADVDRDPQSQAIVRSVIELAHGLGSRVTAEGVETRDIHRWLVAAGCDEAQGWLYGRPVPWPQVAVEPITERTAR
- a CDS encoding ABC transporter substrate-binding protein — protein: MNILRRALALTGVLAVFAVGGCDAAMKNEESGGLDLTGSITADQTLRAVLPQSIRDRGFIRLVTDASYAPMEYFAADGRTIIGFEPDLAAALGAVLGIRLEMVVGDFATSLEEVKKGTYDGVFSSMTDSAEREKKADFVNYFSTGTAILVQRGNPRGIRNLSDLCGKTVAVEAGTYQEGMLARRQKRCGPDPIVVSALKTNADALVHLRTGRAVAVLNDFPPASYLVNDARTNMYYQLVSDMQYETGLFGIAVSKSNPQLRDALRGALQRLINTGTYGELLKRWGLDSGAVTQATVNAGN